The following are encoded together in the Brassica napus cultivar Da-Ae chromosome A9, Da-Ae, whole genome shotgun sequence genome:
- the LOC106446927 gene encoding mitogen-activated protein kinase kinase kinase 1, producing the protein MDRIIARMKKSSGRRGDKTPTRRLERRDALKHINYDAASTSTWSAEDISASLVTRSLELPDRTSFRIFGGGDVEMDQIYKSLGLSGPDDLAISFDAWEACKKRSSSDVINRFKSFELDLHNFPVPSLSEAAPSYGGMGENKPCLERTPTITVKSRGYLVPNHGDVASGGGAGEDKRGLVRTPTITVKSRGYLVPNQSDVGIKGVRPPVLKPPPAKRPPIDHQGSSWDFLTHFAPEDGIVRRPSSSSTSDNGEETLEEEVDTGDEACSFSTNEGGGDSSSTVSNTSPIYANGGSIITSWQKGGLLGRGSFGSVFEGISGDGDFFAVKEVSLLEQGSQAQECIQQLEGEIALLSQLQHQNIVRYRGTAKDGSNLYIFLELVTQGSLSKLYQRYQLMDSVVSTYTRQILDGLKYLHDKGFIHRDIKCANILVDANGAVKLADFGLAKVSKLNDIKSCKGTPFWMAPEVINPKRTDGYGSSADIWSLGCTVLEMLTGQIPYCDLENPVQALYRIGRGVLPDIPDTLSLDGRDFITECLKVDPEERPTAAELLNHPFVRRPLAYSGSGLGSASPHVHRRG; encoded by the exons ATGGATAGAATTATAGCTCGAATGAAGAAATCGTCGGGTAGAAGAGGGGATAAAACGCCGACAAGGCGGTTAGAGCGCCGTGACGCCTTGAAGCATATTAATTATGACGCAGCGTCGACTTCCACTTGGTCAGCTGAAGATATCTCCGCTTCTCTGGTGACGCGCTCTCTGGAGTTGCCAGATCGCACCAGTTTCCGAATCTTCGGAGGTGGAGATGTAGAGATGGATCAGATTTACAAGTCCCTTGGTTTGTCTGGCCCTGATGATTTGGCTATATCTTTTGACGCCTGGGAAGCTTGCAAAAAGCGTTCGTCTTCAGATGTTATCAACAGGTTCAAGTCTTTCGAGCTCGATCTTCACAATTTTCCTGTTCCGAGTTTGAGTGAAGCGGCTCCTAGCTATGGTGGCATGGGAGAAAACAAGCCTTGTCTTGAGCGAACACCGACCATCACTGTAAAGTCTAGAGGGTATCTTGTTCCAAATCACGGTGATGTTGCTTCTGGTGGTGGTGCAGGAGAAGACAAGCGTGGTCTTGTGCGAACACCGACCATCACTGTAAAGTCTAGAGGTTATCTTGTTCCAAATCAGAGTGATGTTGGTATAAAGGGAGTAAGGCCACCGGTGCTTAAGCCTCCTCCGGCCAAACGACCTCCTATTGATCATCAGGGATCATCTTGGGATTTCCTTACCCATTTCGCCCCAGAGGATGGAATTGTTAGGCGGCCAAGTTCCTCTTCTACTTCCGACAATGGAGAGGAAACCTTGGAAGAGGAAGTGGATACTGGTGATGAGGCATGCTCATTCAGTACGAACGAAGGTGGTGGTGACTCCTCAAGCACTGTATCCAATACTTCGCCCATTTATGCAAACGGTGGATCTATCATCACGTCGTGGCAGAAGGGTGGACTTCTGGGACGAGGATCGTTTGGCTCCGTTTTTGAAGGCATTTCAGG AGATGGGGACTTCTTTGCTGTTAAGGAAGTTTCACTACTTGAACAAGGAAGTCAGGCACAAGAATGCATACAACAACTCGAGGGG GAGATTGCACTGCTTAGCCAGCTTCAGCATCAGAATATCGTGAGATATCGTGGCACTGCCAAG GATGGGTCGAATTTGTACATCTTTCTTGAGCTTGTAACCCAGGGGTCTCTTTCAAAGCTCTACCAAAGATACCAGCTTATGGACTCTGTAGTCTCCACGTACACTAGACAAATTCTTGATGGTTTGAAGTATCTCCACGACAAAGGTTTTATTCACAG GGACATCAAATGTGCAAACATACTGGTGGACGCCAACGGAGCTGTTAAACTTGCAGATTTTGGATTAGCAAAG gTTTCAAAATTGAACGACATTAAGTCCTGCAAGGGAACTCCATTCTGGATGGCTCCAGAG GTTATTAACCCAAAGCGTACTGATGGGTATGGAAGTTCAGCTGATATATGGAGCCTTGGGTGCACAGTGCTGGAAATGCTCACTGGTCAGATCCCCTACTGCGATCTAGAAAACCCC GTTCAAGCCCTGTATAGGATCGGAAGGGGTGTGCTTCCGGAcatacctgatacattatcacTCGATGGCCGAGATTTCATAACTGAATGTCTCAAAGTGGACCCTGAAGAGCGGCCAACTGCGGCTGAGCTGCTGAACCATCCATTTGTGAGAAGGCCCTTAGCATACTCAGGCTCGGGATTGGGATCAGCATCTCCGCATGTCCATAGACGAGGCTAA